From the Vibrio metoecus genome, one window contains:
- the yfaE gene encoding class I ribonucleotide reductase maintenance protein YfaE: MAAIKINKLLTIESNPSHTLLESMEKAGLDPEYNCRDGHCGACRCQLISGEVEYVGFAMAYTQGNEILPCICRAKSALEIEQVAYQLKAKRA; the protein is encoded by the coding sequence ATGGCGGCAATCAAAATCAACAAACTGCTGACCATTGAGTCTAACCCTAGCCACACCCTGCTTGAAAGCATGGAAAAAGCGGGGTTAGATCCAGAATACAACTGTCGCGACGGGCATTGCGGTGCCTGTCGTTGTCAATTGATCTCTGGTGAAGTCGAGTATGTTGGTTTTGCGATGGCGTACACGCAAGGTAACGAAATTTTGCCGTGCATATGCCGCGCAAAATCAGCATTGGAAATCGAGCAGGTCGCTTATCAGCTCAAAGCTAAACGCGCGTAG
- a CDS encoding DUF3943 domain-containing protein, with the protein MLKKNITTMMLLTFSACVNAQQDVNLQSDFAYQAGCEQTGCYSSNYYTQSLSDPFSLSLNSTSSLKLDEPLPKYLMVQDTRDWDYLKGQTYTILGLSVMTAGLMTLLPESITKWDAEDRNLSGLGKKWKDNVTAGPTWDRDEHFLNYIMHPYFGGVYYTAARHAGFNEFESFLYSATMSTFFWEYGVESFAEVPSWQDIFITPFFGAVVGELMFEAEQNIVANGGEVMGSDTVGGVTLFFLNPIGHVHGWVSSAWGGSADVSFQNSPWSNNPDAAKYALDAGVPYDSQYYGVNLKITF; encoded by the coding sequence GTGCTCAAGAAAAACATCACCACCATGATGTTGTTGACATTTTCTGCCTGCGTAAACGCACAACAAGATGTGAACTTACAATCCGATTTTGCCTATCAAGCAGGCTGTGAGCAGACCGGCTGCTATTCAAGCAATTATTATACCCAATCGCTCAGTGATCCTTTTTCTTTGAGTCTCAACAGCACGTCGTCACTCAAACTCGACGAGCCACTCCCAAAATATTTAATGGTGCAAGACACTCGCGATTGGGATTATCTAAAAGGCCAAACCTATACCATCTTAGGTCTGAGTGTTATGACCGCCGGCTTGATGACTTTACTCCCTGAATCGATTACAAAATGGGATGCCGAAGATCGCAACCTCAGCGGACTTGGCAAAAAGTGGAAAGATAACGTCACGGCAGGTCCAACATGGGATCGTGACGAACATTTTCTCAACTACATTATGCATCCCTACTTCGGTGGTGTTTATTACACTGCGGCACGTCATGCAGGTTTTAACGAGTTTGAGTCCTTCCTCTACTCGGCAACCATGTCGACCTTTTTCTGGGAATACGGCGTCGAATCTTTCGCAGAAGTGCCTTCATGGCAAGACATTTTCATCACGCCATTCTTCGGTGCAGTGGTCGGTGAACTGATGTTTGAAGCTGAACAGAACATTGTCGCCAATGGTGGCGAAGTGATGGGTTCAGATACCGTTGGTGGAGTAACCTTATTCTTCCTCAACCCTATCGGTCATGTGCATGGTTGGGTAAGCAGCGCATGGGGTGGTTCAGCAGATGTATCCTTCCAAAATAGCCCATGGAGCAATAACCCTGACGCAGCAAAATATGCGTTGGATGCGGGCGTTCCGTATGATTCTCAATACTACGGTGTAAACCTAAAAATCACTTTCTAA
- a CDS encoding nucleoside triphosphate pyrophosphohydrolase family protein, which yields MQLTKLTQEIFDHLYRDISEFRQTFDLPVAAPQTLNEQADTLHTSLAIEELTELAQADSKTEQADAIVDTVYVLMGRLVHLGQVKVEDNLSISYLIDLLLHVADNLNIEFIPCWDEVHSSNMSKVCRNEQEYLDTEKFYAEQGIKLMAVHQGEYIIAKCAEDFIAESKTIRQGKVLKSVYYRPANLAALTQ from the coding sequence ATGCAATTAACCAAGCTGACACAAGAAATTTTTGACCACTTATACCGTGACATCAGCGAATTTCGCCAAACCTTCGATTTACCTGTCGCGGCTCCGCAAACGTTAAATGAACAAGCTGATACCTTACATACCTCATTAGCCATTGAAGAATTAACCGAACTTGCCCAAGCCGACAGCAAAACCGAACAGGCCGATGCTATTGTCGATACAGTGTACGTTCTCATGGGACGCTTAGTGCATTTGGGACAAGTGAAGGTTGAAGATAACCTATCGATCAGCTACCTCATCGATCTGCTGCTGCATGTAGCTGACAATTTAAACATTGAGTTTATTCCTTGCTGGGATGAAGTGCATAGCTCAAATATGAGTAAAGTATGCCGTAATGAACAAGAGTATTTAGATACAGAAAAGTTCTATGCAGAACAAGGTATTAAGCTAATGGCGGTTCATCAAGGTGAATACATTATTGCCAAATGTGCTGAGGATTTTATCGCTGAATCGAAAACGATCCGTCAGGGAAAAGTGCTTAAATCCGTTTATTACCGCCCAGCCAATCTCGCTGCACTGACTCAATAA
- the btuD gene encoding vitamin B12 ABC transporter ATP-binding protein BtuD: MIRVNSLQVDSRLLPLSLQANTGEVWHVIGPNGCGKSTFLAALAGMIPFSGSVQIGALDVSEASLSELARHRAYLAQNDKPSFQLQVFQYLALSIPAGVTLERSEVASEIDQISRLLNIDDKLHRSIHQLSGGEWQRVRLAGSCLQVSPVLNPSARLLIWDEPAAPLDIAQESLLYRLIDRMAGQGLTVIMANHDLNRTLRHADQVLLLNNGVLYSAGRAEDVLTQEALQAVFGTLIRRVQLDDQYHLLFD; this comes from the coding sequence ATGATTCGTGTTAACAGTTTACAAGTCGACTCACGTTTACTGCCTCTTTCTTTGCAAGCTAACACTGGCGAAGTATGGCATGTCATTGGCCCTAATGGTTGTGGCAAAAGTACGTTTCTTGCCGCATTAGCAGGGATGATCCCTTTCTCTGGTTCTGTACAGATTGGCGCGCTGGACGTGAGCGAGGCAAGCTTGTCTGAACTTGCACGCCATCGCGCCTATTTAGCGCAAAATGATAAACCCAGTTTTCAGCTGCAAGTGTTCCAATATTTAGCACTTTCCATTCCTGCAGGCGTTACGTTAGAACGCTCTGAAGTGGCGAGTGAAATTGACCAAATCAGTCGTTTACTTAATATTGACGATAAATTACACCGTTCGATTCACCAGCTTTCTGGTGGTGAATGGCAGCGTGTACGTTTAGCTGGTAGTTGTCTACAAGTTTCACCAGTATTGAATCCTTCCGCTCGCCTACTGATTTGGGATGAACCCGCCGCTCCACTCGATATCGCTCAAGAAAGTTTATTGTATCGTTTGATTGATCGAATGGCAGGGCAGGGATTAACCGTCATTATGGCTAACCATGATCTCAATCGAACACTGCGCCATGCAGATCAGGTTTTGCTACTGAATAATGGTGTGCTCTATAGTGCTGGTCGAGCGGAAGATGTGCTGACTCAAGAAGCCTTACAGGCTGTTTTTGGTACATTGATTCGGCGAGTTCAACTGGATGACCAGTACCATCTTCTTTTCGACTAA
- a CDS encoding CinA family nicotinamide mononucleotide deamidase-related protein produces the protein MLKIAMLSTGEEVLHGDIVDSNAAWLAREFYQHGFSLSKRSTVGDNQPALIEELMMLSFNSDVVIVNGGLGPTSDDMTAEAAAQAAEQPLVMNAHWLSQLEAFFAGRGRAMPDSNRKQAMLPANAELIDNPVGTACGFKMQINDCWFYFTPGVPKEFYKMVSEQILPDLQRQFPSVLGQQCSRLYTFGTSESSISDKLDKMHLPEGYTLGYRSYLPFIEVKLFGPEQDDERRLSLLKIIHAHLEQYVVSIDEPMLAYLGHMMTEKGLSLAFAEQVTQGWLSSWLLGEPQIEALAGPSWILSHKVSSELAQQDPLAAAFALAGATKDKCGTQMALVTGALKDEQVSVALSTPNGEWGQTLKFVRRFSVQEQKEWIATLAADMLLRYLTGRPMFVGYSAVERIKEMYLPKSALN, from the coding sequence ATGTTGAAAATAGCAATGCTTAGTACCGGCGAAGAAGTTTTGCATGGTGATATTGTGGACTCTAACGCAGCTTGGCTTGCGCGCGAGTTTTATCAGCATGGTTTCTCGCTGTCTAAACGTTCGACCGTTGGAGATAACCAACCTGCACTTATTGAAGAACTGATGATGCTGAGTTTTAACTCGGATGTTGTAATCGTCAATGGAGGGCTAGGGCCAACCAGCGATGATATGACCGCGGAAGCCGCAGCTCAGGCAGCCGAACAACCGTTGGTTATGAATGCCCATTGGCTGAGCCAACTTGAGGCCTTTTTTGCTGGACGCGGTCGAGCCATGCCTGACAGTAACCGTAAGCAAGCGATGTTACCCGCGAATGCAGAATTGATTGATAACCCAGTGGGTACTGCTTGTGGCTTTAAAATGCAGATCAACGATTGTTGGTTCTACTTTACCCCAGGGGTTCCCAAAGAGTTTTACAAAATGGTCAGCGAGCAGATTTTGCCGGATTTACAACGGCAATTTCCTTCCGTGTTAGGGCAGCAATGCAGCCGCTTGTATACCTTTGGTACTTCGGAATCTTCGATTTCAGATAAATTGGATAAAATGCATTTACCAGAAGGGTATACCTTGGGTTACCGCTCATATTTGCCATTTATCGAGGTTAAGCTGTTTGGTCCTGAGCAAGATGATGAACGCCGTTTGAGTTTGCTGAAAATCATTCATGCGCATTTGGAACAATATGTTGTCAGTATCGATGAACCCATGCTGGCGTATCTTGGGCATATGATGACGGAAAAAGGTCTTTCGCTGGCGTTTGCAGAGCAAGTGACCCAAGGTTGGCTATCAAGCTGGCTATTGGGCGAGCCGCAAATCGAAGCTTTAGCCGGGCCGTCTTGGATTTTGAGCCACAAAGTTTCCTCTGAACTAGCTCAACAAGATCCGCTTGCCGCTGCCTTTGCATTGGCTGGTGCCACCAAAGATAAATGTGGCACTCAAATGGCCTTGGTGACAGGAGCATTGAAGGATGAGCAAGTCTCGGTTGCGCTTTCAACCCCAAATGGTGAATGGGGGCAAACGTTAAAGTTTGTCCGTCGTTTTTCGGTACAAGAACAAAAAGAGTGGATCGCGACGCTGGCTGCAGACATGCTTTTGCGCTATCTCACGGGGCGACCGATGTTTGTCGGTTACAGTGCCGTTGAACGAATTAAAGAGATGTATCTACCGAAAAGTGCGCTCAATTAA
- a CDS encoding glycine cleavage system protein R, with protein sequence MNATFIVNFVGKATPATIKQLAAVTHENSGKWLISKVNFIEDSVAAVIKIELPEENTATVKQAFQTYPGLLVEITDSDPHVHKSDTVYQIRLDANDRAGIVNEITHLLDGQGISILDMDCQRVFIAGGGGISSSLFTANVAMRLPINVEIDDVMNELEALSEDTRVTLET encoded by the coding sequence ATGAACGCGACTTTCATTGTTAACTTTGTCGGAAAAGCAACCCCAGCCACCATTAAACAACTGGCCGCCGTCACTCATGAAAACAGTGGTAAATGGCTCATCAGTAAGGTCAACTTTATTGAGGATAGCGTTGCGGCAGTGATCAAAATTGAGCTGCCTGAAGAAAATACGGCGACCGTTAAGCAGGCTTTCCAGACATACCCAGGGCTGTTGGTCGAAATTACCGATTCAGATCCTCACGTCCATAAAAGTGATACGGTTTACCAAATTCGGCTTGATGCCAATGACCGAGCTGGCATAGTCAATGAAATCACTCATCTTTTGGATGGCCAAGGGATCAGCATCCTCGATATGGACTGCCAACGCGTATTTATTGCAGGAGGAGGTGGCATCAGTTCAAGTCTCTTTACTGCCAATGTCGCCATGCGTTTACCTATCAATGTTGAAATTGATGATGTCATGAATGAACTTGAAGCACTGAGCGAAGATACTCGTGTGACACTTGAAACCTAG
- a CDS encoding DUF2750 domain-containing protein: MSKLTADIDANLALFIEETRENQLVWGLRNEEGWLSCESTEFAESEVMPFWSSKEDAQIHNVEEWADFEVVEIPFDVFVEDWLITLDEDGVLVGPNWNASLEGKELEPSQLAKLYL, encoded by the coding sequence ATGAGCAAATTAACGGCAGATATCGACGCGAATTTAGCGCTGTTTATTGAAGAAACCCGAGAAAACCAACTTGTTTGGGGTTTACGTAATGAAGAAGGTTGGCTCTCTTGTGAATCAACTGAATTTGCAGAAAGTGAAGTTATGCCTTTCTGGTCATCAAAAGAAGATGCACAAATTCATAACGTTGAAGAGTGGGCTGATTTTGAAGTCGTTGAAATCCCTTTTGACGTATTTGTTGAAGATTGGTTGATTACACTGGATGAAGACGGTGTTCTAGTAGGACCAAACTGGAACGCGAGTCTTGAAGGTAAAGAATTAGAGCCATCACAACTGGCCAAACTCTACCTATAA
- a CDS encoding methyl-accepting chemotaxis protein, translating to MLKLENIKVSYKLAAIVIVGIVGFLSLLFISANALQGNLIAEREARLKAVIQSTLSQVAYLHQTLPKEQAQEQAKALINALRFDGNNYMFVIDESRYTVVHPIRQDLVGQQMGNPGKDTEGQFWFTMIDLARNGQQGSLIYPWKNQQGSPAEKLSYVNGFAPWGWILGSGMLLDDIQQAVYQQFIKMGLATLVITLIMVGLGVVISKAVVHPLDVIKDVMKKVAQGDLTAQIPVMGNDELGIVAQRINDSIASVRVALVESVQSASSVAEAAIRIASSAEETSQAVVSQRDQLNQLATAMNEMTATVADVAGHAEDTAHDTLDASKEANLGDKDVHSSVDSIRALSVELGIATEQVNKLKEGVMQISEVTAVISGISEQTNLLALNAAIEAARAGDQGRGFAVVADEVRNLASRTHHSTDEIQTMINRLQQLAVSTASAMQKSQDLAAHSVSTAENAGSDLSLIVNHIQHVSDKATQIATAAEEQSAVAEEMNRNVSGINDAALEMSQAATYLAEESEKLADLSRQLDQKLTAFKL from the coding sequence ATGTTGAAGCTAGAGAATATCAAGGTCAGTTATAAACTGGCCGCTATTGTTATCGTCGGTATTGTTGGATTTTTGAGTCTACTCTTTATCTCCGCCAATGCACTACAAGGAAATTTGATTGCAGAACGAGAAGCGCGCTTAAAGGCCGTTATTCAGAGCACACTCTCTCAAGTGGCTTATCTCCATCAAACCCTACCGAAAGAGCAAGCCCAAGAACAAGCCAAAGCCCTGATTAACGCACTACGATTTGATGGCAACAATTACATGTTTGTTATCGATGAATCACGTTATACGGTTGTACACCCGATCCGTCAGGACTTGGTCGGTCAACAGATGGGAAATCCGGGCAAAGATACAGAAGGTCAATTCTGGTTCACCATGATCGACTTAGCGCGGAATGGTCAGCAAGGCTCTCTGATCTATCCATGGAAAAACCAGCAAGGTAGTCCTGCCGAAAAACTGTCTTACGTTAATGGCTTTGCACCTTGGGGATGGATTTTAGGCTCAGGTATGCTGCTCGATGATATCCAACAAGCTGTCTATCAACAGTTTATCAAAATGGGATTAGCCACGTTAGTCATCACTTTGATTATGGTGGGACTCGGAGTGGTTATCAGCAAAGCAGTTGTACACCCACTTGATGTGATTAAAGATGTGATGAAAAAAGTGGCGCAAGGTGATCTCACGGCACAGATCCCTGTCATGGGAAACGATGAGCTTGGCATTGTTGCCCAACGCATTAATGACAGTATTGCCTCGGTGCGGGTCGCGCTAGTCGAATCCGTACAATCGGCATCCTCGGTTGCTGAAGCGGCCATTCGTATTGCCTCTTCAGCAGAAGAAACTAGCCAAGCCGTAGTATCTCAACGTGATCAACTCAACCAGTTGGCTACCGCAATGAACGAGATGACCGCGACAGTAGCCGATGTCGCCGGACATGCAGAAGACACCGCACACGATACTCTCGATGCTAGCAAAGAAGCTAATTTAGGCGATAAAGATGTCCATTCCAGTGTTGATAGCATTCGTGCTTTATCGGTAGAGCTGGGCATTGCGACCGAGCAAGTGAATAAGCTCAAAGAAGGGGTTATGCAGATTAGCGAAGTCACTGCAGTCATTAGTGGTATTTCTGAGCAAACCAATCTACTTGCCCTAAACGCGGCGATTGAAGCTGCGCGCGCGGGCGATCAAGGTCGAGGTTTTGCGGTGGTGGCCGACGAAGTGCGTAATTTAGCCAGCCGAACACATCATTCCACTGACGAAATACAAACCATGATCAATCGATTACAGCAGCTTGCCGTCAGCACCGCCAGTGCGATGCAAAAGAGCCAAGATTTGGCCGCGCATAGTGTCTCCACGGCAGAAAATGCCGGCAGTGACCTCTCGCTGATTGTGAACCACATTCAACATGTCAGTGATAAAGCAACGCAAATCGCTACCGCAGCTGAGGAACAAAGTGCTGTCGCAGAAGAGATGAATCGCAACGTAAGCGGAATTAATGATGCGGCACTGGAAATGTCGCAAGCGGCAACGTATCTGGCAGAAGAGAGTGAGAAATTAGCCGATTTATCGCGCCAGCTCGACCAAAAATTAACGGCCTTTAAACTGTGA
- the btuC gene encoding vitamin B12 ABC transporter permease BtuC — MDFHRLLQHKQKRWRRSGYWLLGLFISIGAIYLLVGEVWLSPFSTWSSLEQQLVWELRLPRLLAAAVIGASLAVAGATLQVLLGNVLAEPGVVGVSGGASVAMVILLLFFPSLNSPIAFMVAAVLGALLFTLLLVMMARKLRLTTARLLLVGVALGILSGAVVTWAFYFSDDLGLRQLMYWLMGSVAGVSWYQHVLSFVAIPVVIWLALQGGLLDKLMLGEGHAKQLGVDIHRVRWRLILAIALLVGASVALGGVIGFVGLVVPHLLRLTLGSENRMLLPMSALCGALLLVSADLIARLALGSGELPLGVVTTTLGAPVFIWMLVRNHDSC, encoded by the coding sequence ATGGATTTTCATCGACTGCTTCAACATAAACAAAAGCGTTGGCGACGTAGTGGCTACTGGCTGCTTGGGCTTTTTATCAGCATAGGGGCGATTTATTTGCTGGTGGGAGAAGTCTGGTTGTCACCGTTTTCTACTTGGTCTTCGCTTGAGCAACAGTTGGTGTGGGAACTTCGCTTACCAAGGTTACTGGCTGCGGCGGTGATTGGTGCTTCTTTAGCCGTTGCGGGAGCGACCTTGCAAGTGCTGCTCGGTAACGTGCTTGCTGAACCCGGTGTGGTTGGTGTTTCTGGCGGTGCAAGTGTGGCGATGGTCATTTTGCTGCTGTTTTTCCCAAGCTTAAATTCACCGATAGCGTTTATGGTTGCCGCGGTATTGGGCGCGCTACTGTTTACTTTGCTCTTAGTGATGATGGCTCGCAAGCTGCGGTTGACGACTGCAAGGTTATTGTTAGTGGGAGTCGCATTAGGCATTTTGTCTGGAGCCGTAGTCACATGGGCTTTCTATTTCAGTGATGATTTAGGGTTACGTCAATTGATGTACTGGCTGATGGGCAGCGTTGCGGGAGTGAGCTGGTATCAACACGTATTGTCTTTTGTGGCGATCCCTGTGGTGATTTGGCTTGCGCTGCAAGGTGGCCTTCTCGATAAACTCATGCTTGGAGAAGGCCATGCTAAGCAGTTGGGGGTTGATATTCATCGTGTGCGTTGGCGTTTAATCCTCGCGATTGCCTTACTGGTTGGCGCTTCGGTTGCTTTAGGCGGGGTGATCGGTTTTGTAGGGTTAGTGGTTCCCCATTTACTGCGCTTAACGCTCGGCTCTGAAAACCGAATGTTGTTGCCAATGTCTGCGCTGTGTGGGGCGTTATTGCTGGTGAGTGCGGATTTAATTGCCCGTTTGGCGTTGGGCAGCGGTGAGTTACCACTGGGCGTAGTGACAACAACGCTAGGAGCACCAGTTTTTATCTGGATGTTGGTGAGAAACCATGATTCGTGTTAA